A region of Lycium barbarum isolate Lr01 chromosome 1, ASM1917538v2, whole genome shotgun sequence DNA encodes the following proteins:
- the LOC132626957 gene encoding serine/threonine-protein phosphatase 7 long form homolog: MFGLVVDGNPLNDLNARNISIVGWQQLIHELTGWARGLDCFNGVSRLEVNKLIEYIRDLDDITDQTPEIDVQQRVRLYLLWLCGGTIFPDKSSDLLNLDYLLDMRDLRAMSRQAWGAAALSYLYTCLCRASLRKAKDVCGFISLLQVWAWERIIPMQPPPRALQPHTALARKWTHRKARENEARVVLPICHM, encoded by the exons atgtttggcttggttgttgatggtaatcccttgaatgatcttaatgctagaaatataagtattgttgggtggcaacaattgatccatgagcttactggttgggcacgcggtctggattgttttaatggtgttagtaggttagaagtaaataaattaattgaatatattagagacttagatgacattacagatcagaccccagaaattgatgtgcaacagcgggttaggttgtacttgctatggctttgtggcggcacgatatttccggataagtccagtgacttacttaatttagactatttgcttgacatgcgtgaccttagagcaatgagtagacaagcttggggagcggctgcattgtcatatttgtatacttgtttatgtcgcgcttcgttgaggaaagccaaggatgtgtgtggattcatttccttattgcag gtttgggcttgggagcgaatTATACCGATGCAGCCACCACCCAGGGCCCTTCAGCCACACACGGCTCTTGCACGAAAGTGGACTCATCGTAAAGCTCGCGAAAATGAGGCACGTGTTGTGCTACCCATATGccatatgtag
- the LOC132628424 gene encoding uncharacterized protein LOC132628424, translated as MKFFIELVACCGCSSNRAHRPAEDEEILVTADAEASFDHNNNIITYKKRRRRRRTLARSAGSLPEWKPSLSSISEDGIAANSSRNLKKKKVSVNQLHHHRRPQKPRIACLAQMVPAPFLI; from the exons ATGAAGTTTTTTATTGAATTGGTGGCCTGCTGTGGCTGTTCATCAAATCGCGCTCATCGTCCTGCAGAGGATGAGGAAATCCTTGTTACTGCAGATGCTGAAGCGTCATTTGATCATAATAACAACATCATTACGTATAAAAAGAGACGGCGAAGGAGACGAACGTTAGCGAGATCTGCTGGTTCATTACCTGAATGGAAACCGTCACTTTCATCCATATCTGAAGATGGAATTGCAGCTAATTCCAGCAGgaatttgaagaagaagaaggtctCTGTCAATCAActccatcatcatcgtcgtccccaGAAACCCAG GATAGCTTGCCTTGCTCAAATGGTTCCAGCACctttcttgatttga
- the LOC132628419 gene encoding late embryogenesis abundant protein 46-like: protein MQAMKETASNIAASAKSGMEKTKVIAQEKMERMTANNPTEKEMATEMKEERINEAEMKKQEAREENATARQGYSSTGKTYSYSTTGATGHPTGAHQMSALPGHGSGQPAGQVVEGVAQSHPIGTATGTHRASAAHNTHVGGGASTGYGTGGSYS from the exons ATGCAGGCCATGAAGGAAACCGCATCAAATATTGCTGCGTCGGCAAAGTCTGGCATGGAAAAAACCAAAGTTATTGCCCAAGAAAAG ATGGAGAGGATGACAGCAAACAACCCAACTGAGAAAGAGATGGCAACTGAAATGAAAGAAGAAAGAATTAACGAAGCAGAGATGAAGAAGCAAGAAGCTCGAGAGGAGAATGCAACAGCTCGGCAAGGCTACTCTAGCACTGGCAAGACATATTCCTACTCAACTACTGGAGCCACTGGGCATCCAACTGGTGCACATCAAATGTCAGCGTTACCAG GTCATGGTAGTGGCCAACCAGCAGGACAGGTGGTAGAAGGGGTGGCACAATCTCATCCTATTGGAACTGCTACTGGAACTCATAGAGCTTCTGCTGCACATAATACACATGTTGGTGGTGGGGCTAGCACGGGCTATGGCACTGGCGGTTCATATAGTtaa
- the LOC132628383 gene encoding uncharacterized protein LOC132628383 gives MAFLQYHHQFPLLLLFFFMFLSLALSSQMSIHDLLKSKGLPSGLLPKEVKSYNYSSSNGLLEVYLDGPCLTKLDTMAFYESYFKANLTYGCLNGVHGLSQEELFVWLPVKGIVVDDINSGIILFDIGLAHKQLSLSLFEDPPHCNPEGILKKNTGRDRYLKHKDRRDAL, from the exons ATGGCTTTCcttcaatatcatcatcaatttccACTTCTTTTACTCTTCTTCTTCATGTTCCTCTCTTTAGCACTCTCTTCACAAATGTCCATTCATGATCTCCTCAAATCCAAAGGCTTACCATCTGGTCTCCTCCCAAAAGAAGTAAAATCTTACAACTACTCATCAAGTAATGGCCTTCTTGAAGTTTATTTAGATGGGCCTTGTTTGACAAAACTTGATACAATGGCCTTTTATGAGAGTTATTTTAAGGCTAATCTTACTTATGGTTGTCTTAATGGTGTTCATGGACTTTCACAAGAAGAACTTTTTGTGTGGCTACCAGTTAAAggaattgttgttgatgatataaaTTCTGGGATTATACTTTTTGATATTGGATTGGCTCATAAACAACTTTCTCTTTCCCTTTTTGAAGATCCACCACATTGTAATCCAGAAG GGATTCTGAAAAAGAACACTGGAAGGGACAGGTATTTGAAGCACAAAGATAGAAGAGACGCCCTTTGA
- the LOC132628393 gene encoding gluconokinase-like isoform X1 yields MIDLNLSEPWWTKSSDMSEDQRDAQNLVISEVVNYLMLSASSTYNCVVSFLKMASDYKGKAIVIMGVSGAGKSTIGQMLGRAVHGRFLDADDYHSESNKEKMKNGIPLSDEDRVPWLETLRNVLRRGLVDNETLILACSALQKRYREILRSADPNYELGSYASVVKFVLLDVGAEVLATRLVKRAAEGKHFMPAKLLQTQLDLLQIDEAEGIFKVDATMDPDNIVKTIQTFVI; encoded by the exons ATGATTGACTTGAATCTGTCAGAGCCTTGGTGGACAAAGTCATCCGATATGTCAGAG GATCAGAGAGATGCGCAGAACCTTGTAATATCTGAAGTGGTTAATTATCTGATGCTTTCGGCATCAAGCACTTACAATTGTGTAGTAAGTTTTCTGAAAATGGCATCTGACTATAAAG GAAAAGCTATTGTAATTATGGGTGTTAGCGGAGCTGGAAAATC AACAATTGGTCAGATGCTTGGAAGAGCTGTTCATGGCCGCTTTCTTGATGCTGATGATTATCACTCAGAGTCTAATAAAG AGAAGATGAAGAATGGGATCCCTCTTTCTGACGAAGATCGTGTTCCATGGCTTGAAACACTACGAAATGTGCTGAGAAGAGGTTTAGTTGACAATGAAACACTGATTCTTGCTTGCTCAGCTCTGCAAAAGCGGTACAGGGAAATCCTTAGATCTGCAGACCCGAATTATGAACTAGGTTCTTATGCAAGTGTTGTTAAGTTCGTGTTGCTGGATGTTGGGGCTGAAGTACTTGCTACTCGGCTAGTCAAGAGAGCAGCTGAGGGAAAGCATTTCATGCCTGCAAAGCTCTTGCAGACCCAACTGGATTTGCTTCAGATTGATGAAGCAGAAGGGATATTTAAGGTTGATGCTACAATGGATCCTGACAACATAGTGAAAACCATACAAACTTTTGTCATCTGA
- the LOC132628393 gene encoding gluconokinase-like isoform X2, whose product MLSASSTYNCVVSFLKMASDYKGKAIVIMGVSGAGKSTIGQMLGRAVHGRFLDADDYHSESNKEKMKNGIPLSDEDRVPWLETLRNVLRRGLVDNETLILACSALQKRYREILRSADPNYELGSYASVVKFVLLDVGAEVLATRLVKRAAEGKHFMPAKLLQTQLDLLQIDEAEGIFKVDATMDPDNIVKTIQTFVI is encoded by the exons ATGCTTTCGGCATCAAGCACTTACAATTGTGTAGTAAGTTTTCTGAAAATGGCATCTGACTATAAAG GAAAAGCTATTGTAATTATGGGTGTTAGCGGAGCTGGAAAATC AACAATTGGTCAGATGCTTGGAAGAGCTGTTCATGGCCGCTTTCTTGATGCTGATGATTATCACTCAGAGTCTAATAAAG AGAAGATGAAGAATGGGATCCCTCTTTCTGACGAAGATCGTGTTCCATGGCTTGAAACACTACGAAATGTGCTGAGAAGAGGTTTAGTTGACAATGAAACACTGATTCTTGCTTGCTCAGCTCTGCAAAAGCGGTACAGGGAAATCCTTAGATCTGCAGACCCGAATTATGAACTAGGTTCTTATGCAAGTGTTGTTAAGTTCGTGTTGCTGGATGTTGGGGCTGAAGTACTTGCTACTCGGCTAGTCAAGAGAGCAGCTGAGGGAAAGCATTTCATGCCTGCAAAGCTCTTGCAGACCCAACTGGATTTGCTTCAGATTGATGAAGCAGAAGGGATATTTAAGGTTGATGCTACAATGGATCCTGACAACATAGTGAAAACCATACAAACTTTTGTCATCTGA